One region of Trachemys scripta elegans isolate TJP31775 chromosome 8, CAS_Tse_1.0, whole genome shotgun sequence genomic DNA includes:
- the BTBD19 gene encoding BTB/POZ domain-containing protein 19 isoform X2: protein MAYAGSAVLEGDAAAFAAAVRSLINNPQFSDVTFVVGRERQEVFAHRCILACRCQAFQGMFSQPQPDAQEPWPAQAPLVLSHVQPEVFLAVLEFLYTNSVTLNSFMALEVLTSAVEYGLDDLRKSSKRSRVPRRDLSGARRRPWAAQKVQRL, encoded by the exons ATGGCCTACGCCGGCTCGGCCGTCCTGGAGGGGGACGCGGCTGCCTTCGCCGCAGCCGTCAGGAGCCTCATCAACAACCCGCAGTTCAG CGACGTGACGTTCGtggtgggcagggagaggcaggaggTGTTTGCCCATCGCTGCATCCTCGCTTGCCGCTGCCAGGCCTTCCAGGGGATGttcagccagccccagcctgatgCCCAGGAGCCGTGGCCCGCCCAGGCCCCATTGGTCCTCAGCCACGTGCAGCCCGAGGTCTTCCTGGCCGTTCTCGAGTTCCTGTACACCAACAGCGTGACCCTCAACAGCTTCATG GCCCTGGAGGTGCTCACCTCGGCTGTGGAGTACGGGCTGGACGACCTGAGGAAG TCCAGCAAACGGAGCCGAGTTCCCCGACGTGATCTCAGCGGAGCCCGTCGGCGCCCCTGGGCAGCTCAGAAAGTGCAGAGGTTATGA
- the TCTEX1D4 gene encoding tctex1 domain-containing protein 4 isoform X1 yields the protein MSRPLLESHTGAEGERLRCHPGAMAGKPLALSQEALAQFNQAVASENPEAARLRAGSLSTRRSSHSVDNPPRPLMRLKSIEEGKPPSLHSRRSSVMSIANAPFTSRRNSVSMAMGGRRLSIGPWMHSGRVSFSGLPLFQPIRETHYENTYKTRPDEGCKFDACRAQRALESILTSYLGDAKYNPVTSGQLAQSLSELIRSRLKDLTPPRYKLVCNVFLGQQGQQSLQVASRCLWDPENDSVASATFVNASLFAVATVHGLYFE from the exons ATGTCCCGGCCCCTCCTGGAAAGTCACACGGGAGCCGAGGGGGAAAG ACTCAGGTGTCACCCCGGGGCCATGGCAGGCAAGCCGCTAGCACTGTCCCAGGAGGCTCTGGCCCAGTTCAACCAGGCGGTAGCGTCAGAGAACCCGGAGGCCGCACGCCTGAGGGCGGGCTCGCTGTCCACCCGCCGCAGCTCTCACTCCGTGGACAACCCGCCCAGGCCCCTGATGCGGCTGAAGAGCATAGAGGAGGGGAAGCCGCCCTCCCTGCACTCCCGGAGGAGCTCCGTCATGAGCATCGCCAACGCCCCCTTCACCAGCCGAAGAAACTCTGTCTCCATGGCAATGGGAGGGAGGCGCCTCTCCATCGGCCCCTGGATGCACAGCGGGCGGGTGAGCTTCTCGGGGCTCCCCCTCTTCCAGCCCATCCGGGAGACGCACTATGAGAACACTTACAAGACTCGGCCAGACGAAGGCTGCAAGTTCGACGCCTGCCGGGCCCAGCGGGCACTGGAGTCCATCCTCACCAGTTACCTGGGGGATGCCAAGTACAACCCGGTGACGAGCGGGCAGCTGGCCCAGAGCCTGTCTGAGCTCATCCGCAGCCGCTTGAAGGACCTCACCCCGCCCCGCTACAAGCTGGTCTGTAACGTCTTCCTGGGCCAGCAGGGCCAGCAGAGCCTGCAGGTGGCCAGCCGCTGCCTCTGGGACCCGGAGAATGACAGCGTCGCCTCCGCCACCTTCGTCAACGCCTCCCTCTTTGCCGTGGCCACGGTGCACGGGCTGTACTTCGAGTAG
- the TCTEX1D4 gene encoding tctex1 domain-containing protein 4 isoform X2 — MAGKPLALSQEALAQFNQAVASENPEAARLRAGSLSTRRSSHSVDNPPRPLMRLKSIEEGKPPSLHSRRSSVMSIANAPFTSRRNSVSMAMGGRRLSIGPWMHSGRVSFSGLPLFQPIRETHYENTYKTRPDEGCKFDACRAQRALESILTSYLGDAKYNPVTSGQLAQSLSELIRSRLKDLTPPRYKLVCNVFLGQQGQQSLQVASRCLWDPENDSVASATFVNASLFAVATVHGLYFE; from the coding sequence ATGGCAGGCAAGCCGCTAGCACTGTCCCAGGAGGCTCTGGCCCAGTTCAACCAGGCGGTAGCGTCAGAGAACCCGGAGGCCGCACGCCTGAGGGCGGGCTCGCTGTCCACCCGCCGCAGCTCTCACTCCGTGGACAACCCGCCCAGGCCCCTGATGCGGCTGAAGAGCATAGAGGAGGGGAAGCCGCCCTCCCTGCACTCCCGGAGGAGCTCCGTCATGAGCATCGCCAACGCCCCCTTCACCAGCCGAAGAAACTCTGTCTCCATGGCAATGGGAGGGAGGCGCCTCTCCATCGGCCCCTGGATGCACAGCGGGCGGGTGAGCTTCTCGGGGCTCCCCCTCTTCCAGCCCATCCGGGAGACGCACTATGAGAACACTTACAAGACTCGGCCAGACGAAGGCTGCAAGTTCGACGCCTGCCGGGCCCAGCGGGCACTGGAGTCCATCCTCACCAGTTACCTGGGGGATGCCAAGTACAACCCGGTGACGAGCGGGCAGCTGGCCCAGAGCCTGTCTGAGCTCATCCGCAGCCGCTTGAAGGACCTCACCCCGCCCCGCTACAAGCTGGTCTGTAACGTCTTCCTGGGCCAGCAGGGCCAGCAGAGCCTGCAGGTGGCCAGCCGCTGCCTCTGGGACCCGGAGAATGACAGCGTCGCCTCCGCCACCTTCGTCAACGCCTCCCTCTTTGCCGTGGCCACGGTGCACGGGCTGTACTTCGAGTAG